The following proteins are encoded in a genomic region of Desulfosoma sp.:
- a CDS encoding type III pantothenate kinase, with the protein MLLVMDVGNTNTVLGLFDEDTLAHDWRIRTEVHMTVDEYGILLKNLLETQGLSLNVVTDVIVSSVVPPVLNHIEGFCQKYFQTEPLVVGPGIRTGMPILYDNPKEVGADRIVNAVAAYEAFHSAVIVVDFGTATTFDYVSERGEYMGGVICPGILISCEALFQKASKLPRVEIFAKPKSILAKNTIASMNAGIVYGYAGLVEGIIARMKREIQKPLTVVATGGLAPLIASECPAIEKVDDFLTLKGLKILFERNRR; encoded by the coding sequence ATGCTTCTGGTCATGGATGTAGGGAACACCAACACGGTCCTCGGCCTTTTTGATGAGGACACCCTGGCTCACGACTGGCGCATTCGCACGGAAGTGCACATGACCGTGGACGAATACGGCATTTTGCTCAAGAACCTGCTGGAAACTCAAGGATTGTCCCTTAATGTCGTCACCGATGTGATTGTCTCCAGTGTCGTGCCTCCTGTGCTGAACCATATCGAAGGGTTTTGCCAGAAGTACTTTCAAACGGAGCCGCTCGTGGTAGGTCCCGGCATTCGTACCGGCATGCCCATTCTCTATGACAATCCCAAGGAAGTGGGAGCCGACCGCATCGTCAACGCGGTCGCCGCTTACGAAGCGTTTCATTCGGCCGTCATTGTTGTGGATTTCGGTACGGCCACGACATTTGATTATGTCTCTGAACGAGGGGAATACATGGGCGGGGTCATCTGTCCTGGGATTCTCATTTCCTGTGAAGCCCTGTTCCAAAAGGCATCCAAGCTGCCTCGCGTGGAAATCTTTGCCAAACCCAAGTCTATTCTTGCCAAGAACACCATCGCCTCCATGAACGCCGGTATCGTTTACGGGTATGCAGGGTTGGTGGAAGGCATCATTGCTAGAATGAAAAGGGAAATTCAGAAACCTCTTACGGTGGTGGCCACGGGAGGTCTCGCTCCCTTGATAGCCAGCGAGTGTCCCGCCATTGAAAAAGTCGACGATTTTCTTACCCTCAAGGGCCTGAAAATCCTCTTTGAAAGGAATCGTCGCTGA
- a CDS encoding L,D-transpeptidase yields the protein MKRVGLRMRCAMTTRHGFWMVLVWMTLVAVGCTLQGPSPQSQMQSKGLQGLDKAAEERYRPFEDLKPVRIDYLRPAEEVEFAELFVYKEKRRLYVMDGDVLVRNYPIGLGKNPKGDKKCEGDGRTPEGSFFICFKNPRSRFFKSLALSYPTQRHAEQAFAAGLISPTQYRDIILALDRLLQPPWDTPLGGAIYIHGGGAHGDWTDGCIALYNSDVEELYVMADRGTRVHVRP from the coding sequence ATGAAACGAGTGGGTTTGCGGATGCGCTGTGCCATGACGACTCGCCATGGTTTCTGGATGGTTCTGGTATGGATGACTCTGGTGGCGGTTGGATGCACGCTACAAGGTCCGTCACCCCAAAGTCAAATGCAGAGCAAGGGCCTTCAAGGACTGGATAAAGCGGCCGAGGAGCGGTATCGGCCTTTTGAGGATCTTAAACCTGTCCGCATTGACTACCTTAGACCCGCTGAAGAAGTGGAATTTGCGGAGCTTTTTGTCTACAAGGAAAAAAGGCGTCTGTATGTTATGGACGGCGATGTGCTTGTGCGCAATTATCCCATAGGTTTGGGCAAGAACCCAAAAGGGGATAAGAAATGCGAAGGGGACGGAAGAACTCCGGAAGGAAGCTTTTTTATCTGTTTTAAAAACCCTCGAAGCCGGTTTTTTAAATCACTTGCTTTGTCCTACCCCACGCAGCGGCATGCCGAACAGGCTTTCGCAGCGGGTTTGATTTCGCCTACCCAGTACCGAGACATCATTTTGGCTTTGGACCGACTGTTGCAACCGCCGTGGGACACGCCCCTTGGAGGAGCCATTTACATTCACGGCGGAGGAGCCCATGGAGATTGGACAGACGGATGCATCGCGCTTTATAATAGTGATGTGGAGGAATTGTATGTCATGGCCGATCGGGGCACACGTGTCCATGTGCGCCCCTAA
- the glmM gene encoding phosphoglucosamine mutase, which yields MDRLFGTDGIRGIANQYPMTTDIAMKVGIGAAYLFKSRHRRPKIVIGKDTRLSGYMIENAMTAGICAMGVDVLLLGPLPTPGIAFITASMRADAGIVISASHNPYEYNGIKIFANTGFKLPDDVETEIERLVLSGEVESLPRPDVAEIGRARRIDDAQGRYIVFLKNTFPRNQTLEGMRIVLDCAHGAAYKVAPSVFEELGAQVILTGDRPNGKNINDGCGALHPQTMARLVREHQAQIGIAFDGDADRVILADEKGEVLDGDQVMAICAKHLAEKGRLCKRTVVATVMSNMGLEVALRNMGISLVRTAVGDRYVVERMTQDQLNLGGEQSGHIVFMDHSTTGDGILSALQVLSVMLETDKPLSELKTVMERFPQTLKNVKVAQKRNLREIPEFTDRVEQVEKLLGNEGRCLIRPSGTEPVIRIMIEGRDEQLIEELAEDLATLIDKHCNHFQTLP from the coding sequence GAATTCGAGGCATTGCCAATCAATATCCTATGACCACAGATATCGCCATGAAAGTGGGAATCGGCGCGGCGTACCTCTTCAAGAGCCGACACCGTAGACCCAAAATCGTCATCGGCAAGGACACACGCCTTTCCGGATACATGATCGAAAACGCCATGACGGCGGGCATCTGTGCCATGGGCGTAGATGTGCTGCTTTTAGGACCCTTGCCCACCCCCGGTATCGCTTTCATTACCGCCAGCATGCGCGCCGATGCCGGCATTGTCATTTCCGCATCCCATAATCCTTACGAATATAACGGTATCAAAATCTTTGCTAACACGGGGTTTAAGCTTCCCGATGATGTGGAAACCGAAATCGAAAGGCTCGTGCTGAGCGGTGAGGTGGAATCGCTTCCTCGACCTGACGTGGCGGAAATCGGTCGAGCTCGAAGGATCGACGATGCGCAAGGCCGATACATCGTCTTTCTGAAAAACACATTCCCTCGAAACCAGACTCTGGAGGGCATGCGTATCGTACTCGACTGTGCCCACGGCGCCGCCTATAAGGTGGCTCCTTCCGTCTTTGAAGAGCTTGGAGCCCAAGTGATTCTGACGGGAGATCGGCCTAACGGAAAAAACATCAACGACGGTTGCGGAGCTTTGCATCCGCAAACCATGGCACGTCTCGTCAGAGAACATCAAGCTCAAATCGGCATCGCCTTTGACGGCGATGCGGATCGTGTCATTCTGGCCGACGAAAAAGGCGAAGTTCTCGATGGGGATCAGGTGATGGCCATTTGTGCCAAGCACCTCGCGGAGAAGGGAAGACTCTGCAAACGAACGGTCGTGGCCACGGTCATGAGCAATATGGGATTGGAAGTGGCTTTGCGAAACATGGGCATTTCACTGGTTCGCACCGCCGTTGGAGACCGCTATGTGGTGGAACGCATGACCCAAGACCAGCTCAATCTTGGCGGCGAACAATCCGGACATATCGTTTTTATGGACCACAGCACAACAGGGGATGGCATTCTTTCCGCCTTGCAGGTTCTTTCCGTCATGCTGGAAACCGACAAACCTCTTTCGGAACTTAAAACGGTCATGGAACGATTCCCTCAAACTCTGAAAAACGTGAAGGTCGCTCAAAAAAGAAACCTTCGAGAGATTCCCGAGTTTACGGATCGAGTGGAACAGGTGGAAAAACTCCTGGGTAACGAAGGGCGCTGCCTGATTCGACCTTCCGGAACGGAACCGGTCATTCGCATCATGATCGAAGGCCGAGACGAGCAGCTCATTGAAGAACTGGCGGAGGATCTCGCAACACTTATCGACAAACATTGCAATCATTTCCAAACACTGCCTTGA
- a CDS encoding Mur ligase family protein codes for MQSSLQADRGRFKSLYFMGICGIAMGTLAAMLKDEGYDVLGSDTHVYPPMSTFLAEKSIPILPGWDPRNLEVAKPHAVIVGNVIRKDNPEVQRAAQLGLPLLSMPQALDLFFFPGRKNLVVCGTHGKTTTTGLLGWILEQVGLDPTVFVGGFVGAWRRSYRTGQGPFMILEGDEYDTAFFDKHAKFLRYKPWIAVVTSIEFDHADIYRDVEHVMETFRALSRLIPPDGFLVIHADDPRCAELATICPGTVITYGTSRQCQWRLEEVSARNGSVTFAVTSPDGSRHHFSSSLPGRHNALNTLAAMAVCRLLNVPMEQVREAIRGFGGMKRRQEVIYKANGVVVLDDFAHHPTAVRETIQAVRAFYAPQRLLAVFEPRTNSSRRRFFQHEYAEAFDEASWVGIKEPSGFHTIAAEERLDTAELIGKIQERGIPARLFCEGEPVVPGLLQHIRSGDLVLLMSNGSMDGVPTGLCQALQEQGKKAHIKAENEKASQ; via the coding sequence ATGCAAAGCAGTCTGCAGGCCGACAGAGGCCGGTTTAAGAGCCTTTATTTCATGGGTATCTGCGGCATCGCCATGGGCACTCTGGCAGCCATGCTCAAAGATGAGGGATATGACGTGCTGGGCTCGGATACCCATGTCTATCCTCCCATGAGCACCTTTTTGGCCGAAAAGAGCATTCCCATACTGCCGGGATGGGACCCTCGAAATCTTGAAGTGGCAAAGCCGCACGCCGTTATTGTTGGCAACGTGATTCGCAAAGACAATCCGGAAGTGCAGCGAGCCGCCCAACTGGGGCTTCCTCTTCTTTCCATGCCTCAAGCTTTGGACCTCTTTTTCTTTCCGGGCCGTAAAAACCTGGTGGTGTGCGGCACCCACGGAAAAACCACCACCACGGGGCTTTTGGGTTGGATTCTGGAACAGGTGGGCTTGGATCCGACCGTTTTTGTGGGTGGTTTCGTTGGAGCCTGGCGTCGAAGTTACCGAACAGGCCAAGGGCCCTTTATGATCTTGGAAGGCGACGAATACGACACCGCCTTTTTCGACAAGCATGCCAAATTCCTTCGCTACAAGCCATGGATTGCCGTGGTGACAAGCATTGAGTTTGACCATGCAGACATCTATCGCGACGTGGAACATGTCATGGAGACGTTTCGGGCTCTGAGCCGCCTCATTCCTCCTGACGGGTTCCTTGTGATCCATGCCGACGATCCCCGTTGTGCTGAACTCGCCACCATCTGTCCTGGGACAGTGATCACGTACGGAACGTCCAGGCAATGCCAATGGCGGTTGGAAGAAGTTTCTGCCCGAAATGGCTCAGTTACCTTCGCCGTGACCTCCCCGGACGGTAGTCGGCATCATTTCAGCTCTTCCCTACCAGGGCGCCATAACGCCCTGAACACTCTTGCCGCCATGGCCGTCTGCCGGCTTTTGAACGTTCCCATGGAACAGGTGCGAGAGGCCATCAGGGGCTTTGGTGGCATGAAAAGACGTCAGGAGGTGATCTACAAGGCCAACGGGGTCGTGGTTCTTGATGATTTCGCACATCACCCCACAGCGGTTCGAGAAACGATTCAGGCTGTTCGTGCATTTTATGCTCCTCAACGCCTGCTCGCCGTCTTTGAACCTCGCACCAATTCCAGTCGACGTCGTTTTTTTCAGCACGAATATGCTGAAGCTTTTGATGAAGCATCCTGGGTGGGGATAAAAGAGCCCTCAGGTTTTCACACCATTGCAGCGGAAGAGCGGCTGGACACGGCAGAGCTGATTGGAAAAATCCAGGAACGCGGTATCCCTGCACGCCTCTTTTGCGAAGGGGAACCCGTGGTGCCTGGGTTGCTCCAACACATTCGTTCCGGGGATCTTGTGCTTCTCATGAGCAACGGCAGTATGGACGGAGTGCCCACAGGGCTGTGCCAGGCCTTGCAAGAACAAGGAAAAAAGGCTCACATAAAGGCTGAAAACGAAAAGGCCTCACAGTGA
- a CDS encoding serine hydrolase domain-containing protein, with the protein MTILENRLSNLVESAIAQKVFSGASALVSRKNTLVFSRCWGTTFFGDKAKPVTPFTLFDLASLTKPMATATLVMTLAREGRLKSHDCLHRIFPSRRIPKDKKSLTIEQLLSHRSGLPAYKPYFRELVHVHPQHRKDTLMEWVLCEPLITKPGTERLYSDLGYMLLGWILEELTDSPLDVLFEDLVRPDQVSWNLGYRRLGAFPEMKGTHHGPSPSKHPKEMCVATEYCPWRGRLLQGEVHDENAYCLQGVSGHAGLFGTARDVWEWSQKRISLFQDKWRLAFDTPSSHGSSAGRYFSSNTVGHLGFTGTSFWMDLDQEIMVILLTNRVHPHRHDERIRVFRPLFHDTVMEVMLHMKEPF; encoded by the coding sequence ATGACAATCCTGGAAAACAGGCTCTCGAACCTTGTAGAATCGGCCATAGCCCAAAAGGTTTTTTCGGGAGCAAGTGCACTCGTGAGCCGAAAAAATACCTTAGTCTTTTCACGGTGCTGGGGAACCACCTTTTTTGGTGACAAGGCCAAACCCGTCACTCCATTCACTTTGTTTGACCTGGCTTCCCTGACCAAACCGATGGCTACGGCTACGCTCGTGATGACACTTGCCCGAGAAGGCCGCCTCAAAAGCCACGACTGCCTCCATCGAATTTTTCCATCACGACGGATTCCAAAGGACAAGAAATCTCTAACCATAGAACAGCTTCTTTCCCACCGATCTGGGCTGCCCGCCTACAAGCCTTACTTTCGAGAACTTGTTCACGTCCATCCGCAACACCGTAAAGACACTCTCATGGAATGGGTCCTATGCGAGCCCTTGATCACCAAGCCGGGCACCGAACGCCTTTACAGCGATCTGGGGTATATGCTTTTGGGATGGATCTTGGAGGAGTTGACAGATTCGCCTTTGGATGTGTTGTTTGAGGATCTTGTGCGACCTGATCAAGTGTCCTGGAACCTTGGATATCGCCGACTCGGGGCTTTTCCCGAAATGAAGGGGACACATCACGGTCCGTCCCCTTCAAAGCATCCCAAGGAGATGTGCGTGGCAACGGAATATTGCCCGTGGCGTGGCCGCTTGCTTCAAGGGGAAGTGCATGATGAAAACGCCTATTGCCTTCAAGGTGTCAGCGGCCATGCCGGGTTATTCGGCACCGCACGAGATGTCTGGGAATGGTCTCAAAAGAGAATTTCCCTCTTTCAAGATAAGTGGCGCCTTGCCTTTGATACCCCCAGCAGCCATGGCTCCAGTGCAGGCCGATACTTTTCTTCAAACACTGTCGGGCATCTGGGGTTTACGGGAACATCCTTTTGGATGGATCTGGATCAAGAGATCATGGTCATCCTTTTGACCAACCGCGTTCACCCGCACCGCCATGATGAACGCATTCGAGTCTTTCGGCCTCTTTTCCACGATACCGTCATGGAGGTAATGCTACACATGAAGGAACCATTCTAG
- a CDS encoding epoxyqueuosine reductase QueH — protein sequence MKPKDTKRILVHACCGPCLIYPLDFLVSEGWKVHAYFYNPHIQPYQEWQRRLKTARMVSASFDVPIIVREDYELEEFFRQTAFRENRRCLYCYSRRLEAAARLAKKSGFDAFTSTLLYSKRQNHDLVRHIGEQAASAFSIPFLYEDFRKGWAEGQQKAVAMGLYRQQYCGCVYSERDRFLPKTKERHA from the coding sequence GTGAAGCCTAAAGATACAAAAAGGATTCTGGTTCACGCCTGTTGCGGTCCCTGTCTGATCTATCCTCTGGATTTTCTCGTTTCAGAAGGCTGGAAGGTGCACGCCTACTTCTACAATCCCCACATTCAGCCCTACCAGGAGTGGCAAAGACGCCTGAAAACGGCTCGCATGGTGAGCGCTTCATTTGATGTTCCAATAATTGTTCGAGAGGATTATGAGCTGGAGGAATTTTTTCGGCAGACCGCTTTTCGGGAAAACCGTCGCTGCCTGTATTGTTACAGCAGAAGGCTTGAAGCAGCGGCACGGCTGGCTAAAAAAAGCGGCTTTGATGCCTTTACCTCGACACTTCTTTACAGCAAGCGACAGAATCACGATCTCGTGCGTCATATCGGTGAGCAGGCCGCCTCAGCCTTTTCGATTCCCTTTCTTTATGAAGATTTTCGAAAAGGCTGGGCGGAAGGGCAACAAAAAGCCGTCGCCATGGGCCTTTATCGGCAACAGTACTGCGGCTGCGTGTACAGCGAACGCGATCGATTTCTTCCAAAGACAAAAGAGCGTCATGCGTAA
- a CDS encoding 2-oxoacid:acceptor oxidoreductase family protein: MTKRKYIQVRWHGRGGQGAVTAAMILAEAAFEEGYQGVTAAPFFGAERRGAPVIATNRFSWKPIRTYSLVVQPDIVVVLDETLLDVVDVSAGLTSDGLIVINTARPPEEFHFRETFTVATTNATACAKEAGLVVSGAVISNTAILGGFSRASGLVSLQSLEKALGYHFHGDALERNRQGARLAYERTRILGECRLECA; encoded by the coding sequence ATGACGAAAAGGAAATACATTCAGGTGCGCTGGCATGGTCGAGGTGGTCAAGGTGCCGTTACAGCCGCCATGATTCTTGCCGAAGCGGCCTTTGAGGAAGGCTACCAAGGGGTGACAGCGGCTCCTTTTTTCGGAGCCGAAAGACGAGGGGCGCCTGTCATTGCCACCAATCGTTTTTCCTGGAAACCGATTCGCACTTATTCCTTGGTAGTCCAGCCGGACATCGTGGTTGTCTTGGACGAAACCCTGTTAGACGTGGTGGATGTGAGCGCGGGCCTTACATCAGATGGGTTAATTGTCATCAATACGGCCAGGCCTCCTGAAGAGTTTCATTTCAGAGAAACTTTCACGGTGGCCACAACCAATGCCACGGCCTGTGCCAAGGAAGCGGGACTTGTTGTTTCAGGCGCGGTCATTTCCAACACGGCCATCTTAGGCGGATTTTCCCGAGCTTCCGGATTGGTGAGCCTACAAAGCTTGGAAAAAGCTCTAGGGTATCACTTTCACGGGGACGCCCTGGAACGCAATCGCCAAGGGGCTCGCCTGGCTTACGAAAGAACAAGGATTCTTGGAGAATGTCGCTTGGAGTGCGCCTAG
- a CDS encoding antibiotic biosynthesis monooxygenase, with product MAVRVIIERIVDPDKELVLQHKLVELRAKAMQSGGYISGETLRAVNNPQKFLVISTWASFDDWKAWEKNPERERLQKEIDALLRAPARVEVYTYA from the coding sequence ATGGCTGTGCGAGTGATCATCGAACGGATTGTGGACCCTGACAAGGAACTGGTGTTACAGCACAAGCTGGTGGAACTTCGGGCCAAGGCAATGCAGAGTGGAGGGTACATCTCCGGAGAGACTCTGCGTGCCGTCAATAATCCACAAAAATTTCTCGTCATCAGCACCTGGGCCAGTTTTGATGACTGGAAAGCCTGGGAAAAAAACCCTGAACGGGAACGCCTGCAAAAAGAAATCGATGCGCTGCTTCGAGCCCCGGCAAGAGTGGAAGTGTACACTTACGCATGA
- a CDS encoding 4Fe-4S binding protein: MVEPRKDPFTYTHSSACEGEGGRTGDWRSEKPVIDPEKCTPTKNQKPSCFLCWLYCPEGVISRSIPVTINYEYCKGCGICAEECPTRAIRMEPEE; this comes from the coding sequence ATGGTGGAGCCTAGAAAAGACCCGTTTACTTATACCCATTCTTCGGCCTGTGAGGGCGAAGGAGGACGGACGGGAGATTGGCGATCGGAAAAACCCGTCATCGATCCGGAAAAATGTACACCCACAAAAAACCAAAAGCCTTCGTGCTTTTTGTGTTGGCTTTATTGTCCTGAAGGGGTCATTTCACGAAGCATTCCCGTAACGATTAACTATGAGTATTGCAAGGGGTGTGGCATTTGTGCGGAGGAATGCCCGACCCGAGCCATACGCATGGAGCCTGAAGAGTAA
- a CDS encoding LD-carboxypeptidase: MPVQRYRRVPSAPVHKPRRLQPGMTVALVAPAGTFPGAVVPRIQTCLEKLGYRVQVGDHVLEHWRYMAGEDAHRAQDLWVALTDPAIDAVFCLRGGYGCSRLLTRIPFSSWHGMCKIFLGYSDVSFLHAALESMTGWITFHGPNALEWADNPEECLETLAFLQGHKPFSWPFEANQVLYPGRVSGHLVGGNLTCLTHLLGTPFAPTFEGALLFLEEKNEAPYRIDRMLVHLAHAGVFDAVRGVICGSFVNCGDPEEIRILLREHVLARHVPTIMDMPFGHDRPNHVLPLGALYMLDTKAQHFQITETPFIES, from the coding sequence ATGCCTGTGCAGCGTTATCGCCGAGTCCCCAGCGCCCCTGTTCACAAACCGCGTCGCCTGCAGCCAGGAATGACCGTTGCCTTGGTCGCACCGGCAGGAACTTTTCCAGGAGCGGTCGTCCCTCGTATCCAAACCTGTCTGGAAAAACTGGGCTACAGGGTTCAGGTGGGGGACCATGTTTTAGAACATTGGCGCTATATGGCCGGGGAAGATGCTCATCGAGCCCAGGACTTGTGGGTTGCTCTGACGGATCCTGCAATTGACGCCGTTTTTTGCTTACGTGGAGGCTACGGGTGCAGTCGGTTGCTAACACGCATACCTTTTTCCAGCTGGCATGGGATGTGTAAAATTTTTCTCGGTTACAGTGATGTGTCTTTTCTTCATGCAGCCTTGGAATCCATGACCGGCTGGATCACTTTTCACGGACCCAACGCCTTGGAATGGGCGGATAATCCTGAGGAATGTTTGGAAACTCTCGCATTTTTGCAAGGCCACAAGCCCTTTTCATGGCCTTTTGAAGCCAATCAGGTTCTCTACCCAGGCAGAGTGAGCGGCCATCTTGTGGGGGGAAATCTTACTTGTTTGACACATCTTCTTGGAACGCCTTTTGCCCCCACCTTTGAGGGAGCCCTGTTATTTCTGGAAGAAAAAAACGAAGCCCCCTACCGCATTGACCGAATGCTGGTCCATCTCGCCCATGCCGGTGTCTTTGATGCCGTGCGAGGTGTCATATGTGGTTCCTTTGTGAACTGCGGGGATCCTGAAGAAATTCGAATCCTTTTGCGCGAGCATGTGCTTGCCCGCCACGTTCCCACAATCATGGATATGCCCTTTGGGCACGACCGTCCGAACCATGTCCTGCCCCTCGGCGCCCTTTACATGCTGGACACCAAAGCGCAGCATTTCCAAATCACCGAAACGCCTTTCATCGAATCATGA
- a CDS encoding methyltransferase domain-containing protein → MSQSTRNTKGYVQQAYRRLYQEGVDPDLPIVQGKDLACHLGYDLRLVHRFPYALWARFFPCGHLLPWISVKHLEGSKILNLGSGVGMDTFFLAFGRAGDGSFLVNVDVVEEALVQGKAFMDCEQALHGPGKASIFWVRADAEAVPFGNEVFDVVLMNGVFNLFEQKDVLLQEVFRVLKRSGNFLMADLVRTGPLPAQWGSTPEGWLWCVNGALDEQELSRMLQNAGLVDVQILSKDCELEPLWREIIRARKPS, encoded by the coding sequence ATGTCTCAATCAACAAGAAACACCAAAGGTTATGTGCAGCAAGCTTACCGTCGGCTCTATCAGGAAGGTGTCGATCCAGACCTACCTATTGTGCAAGGCAAGGACTTGGCATGTCATCTCGGTTATGACCTGCGCCTTGTGCACCGATTTCCATACGCTTTATGGGCCCGTTTTTTTCCCTGTGGTCATCTTCTGCCTTGGATTTCCGTCAAACATCTTGAGGGTTCAAAAATCCTGAACCTGGGTTCCGGCGTGGGTATGGATACCTTTTTCTTGGCTTTTGGAAGGGCCGGTGATGGCTCTTTCCTGGTCAATGTGGATGTGGTCGAAGAAGCCCTGGTACAAGGCAAAGCTTTCATGGATTGTGAGCAGGCCCTGCACGGCCCTGGAAAGGCTTCCATCTTTTGGGTTCGAGCCGATGCGGAAGCCGTCCCTTTTGGGAACGAAGTCTTCGATGTGGTGCTTATGAACGGTGTTTTCAACCTTTTTGAGCAAAAGGATGTTTTGCTCCAAGAGGTCTTTAGGGTTTTGAAAAGGTCAGGAAATTTTCTGATGGCGGATCTTGTCCGAACGGGACCTCTTCCTGCCCAATGGGGATCAACCCCGGAAGGTTGGCTGTGGTGTGTCAATGGAGCTCTTGACGAACAAGAGCTCTCTAGGATGCTGCAAAACGCTGGTCTTGTAGATGTGCAAATTCTTAGCAAAGACTGTGAGCTGGAACCTTTGTGGAGGGAAATCATTCGGGCTCGCAAGCCTTCATGA